From Thermomonas sp. XSG, one genomic window encodes:
- a CDS encoding DUF465 domain-containing protein — translation MNQPTDPAELSRMARRVVDLRQQHRDMDEAIARLQADIQADELMLKRLKKRKLLLKDQIAWLENALIPDEPA, via the coding sequence ATGAACCAGCCGACCGATCCAGCCGAACTGTCGCGCATGGCGCGGCGCGTGGTGGACCTGCGCCAGCAGCACCGCGACATGGACGAAGCCATCGCGCGCCTGCAGGCCGACATCCAGGCCGACGAGCTGATGCTGAAGCGGCTGAAGAAACGCAAGCTGCTGCTGAAGGACCAGATCGCCTGGCTGGAGAACGCACTGATCCCGGACGAGCCGGCGTAA
- a CDS encoding SprT family zinc-dependent metalloprotease, giving the protein MFRLLPALRTAPTTRAPRREQVSFQLDAQRSIELLRVHDPRAKRIKLSVDERGARLTLPLRASRVEGERFLHEHRGWLAAQLDRQADAAGSGLVRDGTATLPLRGLELPLRWQGGRATRLERGDDGLCFTAPANAGDAALRRALKDFYEAQGRADTGRWLPKYLPDMPRTPRRIVFKRTSSLWGSLAPDGTLALDLALLLAPPPAFEYVLVHELCHLLHADHSPRFWGEVEARFPAWRDERDFLRAEGRALKGRLRQLLAG; this is encoded by the coding sequence CTGTTCCGCCTGCTGCCCGCCCTGCGCACCGCGCCGACGACCCGTGCACCGCGGCGCGAGCAGGTCAGTTTCCAGCTCGACGCCCAGCGCAGCATCGAACTGCTGCGCGTGCACGACCCGCGCGCGAAGCGGATCAAGCTGAGTGTCGACGAGCGCGGCGCACGGCTCACCCTGCCGCTGCGCGCCAGCCGCGTCGAGGGCGAGCGCTTCCTGCACGAGCACCGTGGCTGGCTCGCCGCGCAGCTGGATCGTCAGGCCGATGCCGCGGGCAGCGGGTTGGTGCGCGACGGCACCGCCACGCTGCCGCTGCGCGGCCTCGAACTGCCGCTGCGCTGGCAGGGCGGGCGCGCCACCCGGCTGGAGCGCGGCGACGACGGCCTGTGCTTCACCGCACCGGCCAATGCCGGCGACGCCGCGCTGCGTCGCGCGCTGAAGGATTTCTACGAAGCGCAGGGACGCGCCGACACCGGGCGCTGGCTGCCGAAGTACCTGCCCGACATGCCGCGCACGCCGCGCCGCATTGTGTTCAAGCGCACCTCGTCACTGTGGGGCTCGCTGGCCCCGGACGGGACGCTGGCGCTGGACCTGGCCCTGCTGCTGGCGCCGCCGCCGGCCTTCGAATACGTGCTGGTGCACGAGCTCTGCCACCTGCTGCATGCCGACCACTCGCCGCGCTTCTGGGGCGAGGTGGAGGCGCGGTTCCCGGCGTGGCGCGACGAGCGCGATTTCCTGCGCGCCGAAGGGCGTGCGCTGAAGGGCAGGCTGCGCCAGCTGCTGGCCGGCTGA
- a CDS encoding recombination-associated protein RdgC: protein MFFRNLTLFRFPASLDLSDLEPQLAECALKPVGPLELSSRGFVAPMGQHHDGFQHLCDDARWLTVGGEDKLLPGAVVNDLLQKKLAAIEEKEGRKPGGRTRKRLKDELITELLPRAFVRPVRSDALLDGQLGVIAVDTSSRKSAESVVSEVRRALGSFPALPLNAEVAPRAILTGWLAGDALPDGLALGDECELRDPTDTGAVVKIQRMELSGEEISKHLEAGKQCTRLALVLDDHVSFVIGEDLIVRKFKLLDGAVDQMESTEHDDIVAELQARFALMTGEFKRLFAVLESAFKLSKAE from the coding sequence ATGTTCTTCCGCAACCTGACCCTGTTCCGCTTCCCCGCCTCGCTCGACCTGTCCGACCTCGAACCGCAGCTGGCCGAATGCGCGCTCAAGCCGGTCGGCCCGCTGGAACTCTCCTCGCGCGGCTTCGTCGCGCCGATGGGCCAGCACCACGACGGCTTCCAGCACCTGTGCGACGACGCGCGCTGGCTGACCGTGGGTGGCGAGGACAAGCTCCTGCCCGGCGCGGTGGTCAACGACCTGCTGCAGAAGAAGCTGGCCGCGATCGAGGAGAAGGAAGGCCGCAAGCCCGGCGGCCGCACCCGCAAGCGGCTGAAGGACGAACTGATCACCGAACTGCTGCCGCGCGCGTTCGTGCGCCCGGTGCGCAGCGACGCCCTGCTCGACGGCCAGCTGGGCGTGATCGCGGTGGACACCTCCTCGCGCAAGTCGGCCGAGTCGGTGGTGTCGGAAGTGCGCCGCGCGCTGGGCAGCTTCCCGGCGCTGCCACTGAACGCCGAAGTGGCGCCGCGCGCCATCCTCACCGGCTGGCTGGCCGGCGACGCGCTGCCCGACGGTCTGGCGCTGGGCGACGAGTGCGAGCTGCGCGACCCCACCGACACCGGCGCGGTGGTGAAGATCCAGCGCATGGAGCTGTCCGGCGAGGAGATCAGCAAGCATCTCGAGGCCGGCAAGCAGTGCACACGGTTGGCGCTGGTGCTGGACGACCACGTCAGCTTCGTGATCGGCGAGGACCTGATCGTGCGCAAGTTCAAGCTGCTGGACGGCGCGGTGGACCAGATGGAGTCCACCGAACATGACGACATCGTGGCCGAACTGCAGGCCCGCTTCGCGCTGATGACGGGCGAGTTCAAGCGCCTGTTCGCCGTGCTCGAAAGCGCGTTCAAGCTCAGCAAGGCGGAGTGA
- the plsB gene encoding glycerol-3-phosphate 1-O-acyltransferase PlsB — protein MRSDAAAAGEPLPLPAFLAPADAAAEAAGASPRAARSGLPLWARLLGRPLHPWLKLDIEADPQLGADARPICYVLEDYGLSNALILARACREAGLPPPLQPIAGDPLGRKRAYVALSRRHANALGLLPGAEHKTHSGSLARLLAAHGDNPALDVRLVPVSIFVGQAPKRSSGWFSVLFSENWTLVGRFRRLLAILLNGRDTLVQFSAPISVRDTVAEGLAPERTVRKLSRVLRTHFRRVREVVIGPDLSTRRMLADQVLSAPLVKDAIADQARRDNSKPEEAWKKANAYFWEIAADYSNTVVRSLSFLLTSVWNRIYRGVLVHHLDQFKQEAPGHEVVYVPSHRSHMDYLLLSYLLYSHGIVAPHIFAGINLNLPVVGTLLRKGGAFFARRSFKGNALYSAVFREYMAQLVAGGYSIEYFIEGGRSRTGRLLQPKGGSLAMTVRAYLRQPTRPLLFQPVYIGYEKLMEGGSYLDELSGKPKEKESIWQLLTGIPKVLRSNYGQVVVNFGERIRLDQILAEHAPEWDGKPVGDDEKPAWFARTIDALAQKIQVHVNRAADVNPINLLALALLSTPKHAMGEADLRAQIALSKTLLVEVPYSDWVTVTPHSPEQIIAHGEEIGLITRTSHPLGDVLGVEGDNAVLLSYFRNNVLHLFTASSWIAVCFQNNRRMGRRQLQQIGRTLYPFLQAELFLPWDEDTFASRIDRTIEVFVREGLLEQVSDEDGGILQRYAGQSDEVFRLRALGHTLQQAFERYYIAIAVLVKNGSGILGAGELESLCQLTAQRLSLLYAPAAPEFFDKSLFRGFIQQLRELKLVWPHPETSKLMFDERLNAWAKDARVVLGRELRATIEKISPASARTTGEIPALPPEDAGTPSS, from the coding sequence ATCCGTTCCGACGCCGCGGCTGCCGGCGAACCGTTGCCCCTGCCCGCCTTTCTGGCCCCGGCCGATGCGGCGGCCGAGGCCGCCGGTGCGTCGCCACGGGCCGCCAGGAGCGGGCTGCCGCTGTGGGCGCGCCTGCTGGGACGCCCCCTGCACCCGTGGCTGAAGCTGGACATCGAAGCGGATCCGCAGCTGGGCGCCGATGCCCGCCCGATCTGCTACGTGCTGGAAGACTACGGCCTGTCCAACGCGCTGATCCTTGCGCGGGCCTGCCGGGAGGCCGGCCTGCCGCCGCCACTGCAACCGATCGCCGGCGACCCGCTGGGGCGCAAGCGCGCCTACGTGGCGCTGTCGCGGCGGCATGCCAATGCGCTGGGGCTGCTGCCGGGCGCCGAGCACAAGACCCATTCCGGCTCGCTGGCGCGGCTGCTGGCCGCGCACGGCGACAACCCCGCGCTGGACGTGCGGCTGGTGCCGGTCTCCATCTTCGTCGGCCAGGCGCCCAAGCGCAGCAGCGGCTGGTTCTCGGTGCTGTTCTCGGAGAACTGGACGCTGGTCGGGCGCTTCCGCCGGCTGCTGGCCATCCTGCTGAACGGCCGCGACACACTGGTGCAGTTCTCGGCACCGATCTCGGTGCGCGACACGGTGGCCGAGGGCCTGGCACCCGAGCGCACCGTGCGCAAGCTCTCGCGCGTGCTGCGCACCCACTTCCGCCGGGTCCGCGAGGTGGTGATCGGGCCCGACCTGTCGACCCGGCGCATGCTGGCCGACCAGGTGCTGTCGGCGCCGCTGGTCAAGGACGCCATCGCCGACCAGGCGCGGCGCGACAACAGTAAGCCCGAGGAAGCGTGGAAGAAGGCCAACGCCTACTTCTGGGAAATCGCCGCCGACTACTCCAATACGGTGGTGCGCTCGCTGAGCTTCCTGCTGACCTCGGTGTGGAACCGCATCTACCGCGGCGTGCTGGTCCACCACCTCGACCAGTTCAAGCAGGAAGCGCCGGGCCATGAAGTGGTCTACGTGCCCAGCCACCGCAGCCACATGGACTACCTGCTGCTGAGCTACCTGCTCTACAGCCACGGCATCGTCGCCCCGCACATCTTCGCCGGCATCAACCTCAACCTGCCGGTGGTGGGCACGCTGCTGCGCAAGGGCGGCGCCTTCTTCGCCCGCCGCAGCTTCAAGGGCAACGCGCTGTATTCGGCGGTGTTCCGCGAGTACATGGCGCAGCTGGTGGCCGGCGGTTACTCCATCGAATACTTCATCGAGGGCGGGCGTTCGCGCACCGGCCGGCTGCTGCAGCCCAAGGGCGGCTCGCTGGCGATGACCGTGCGCGCCTACCTGCGCCAGCCGACCCGGCCTCTGCTGTTCCAGCCGGTCTACATCGGCTACGAGAAGCTGATGGAGGGCGGCAGCTACCTCGACGAACTGTCCGGCAAGCCGAAGGAAAAGGAGTCGATCTGGCAGCTGCTGACCGGCATCCCCAAGGTGCTGCGGAGCAACTACGGCCAGGTGGTGGTGAACTTCGGCGAACGCATCCGGCTCGACCAGATCCTCGCCGAGCACGCGCCGGAATGGGACGGCAAGCCGGTCGGCGACGACGAAAAACCGGCCTGGTTCGCCCGCACCATCGATGCGCTGGCGCAGAAGATCCAGGTCCACGTCAACCGCGCCGCCGACGTCAATCCGATCAACCTGCTGGCGCTGGCGCTGCTGTCCACGCCCAAGCACGCGATGGGCGAAGCCGACCTGCGCGCGCAGATCGCGCTGTCCAAGACGCTGCTGGTGGAGGTGCCGTATTCCGACTGGGTGACGGTGACCCCGCATTCGCCGGAGCAGATCATCGCCCACGGCGAAGAGATCGGCCTGATCACCCGCACCAGCCATCCGCTGGGCGACGTGCTGGGCGTGGAAGGCGACAACGCGGTGTTGCTGAGCTATTTCCGCAACAACGTGCTGCACCTGTTCACCGCCTCCTCGTGGATCGCGGTGTGCTTCCAGAACAACCGCCGCATGGGCCGCCGCCAGCTGCAGCAGATCGGCCGCACCCTGTATCCGTTCCTGCAGGCCGAGCTGTTCCTGCCCTGGGACGAGGACACCTTCGCCAGCCGCATCGACCGCACCATCGAGGTGTTCGTCCGCGAAGGCCTGCTGGAGCAGGTCAGCGACGAGGACGGCGGCATCCTGCAACGCTATGCCGGCCAGAGCGACGAGGTGTTCCGCCTGCGCGCGCTCGGCCACACCCTGCAGCAGGCGTTCGAGCGCTACTACATCGCCATCGCGGTGCTGGTGAAGAATGGCTCCGGCATCCTCGGCGCCGGCGAGCTGGAAAGCCTGTGCCAGCTCACCGCGCAGCGGCTGTCGCTGCTGTACGCCCCGGCCGCGCCGGAATTCTTCGACAAGTCGCTGTTCCGCGGCTTCATCCAGCAGCTGCGCGAGCTCAAGCTGGTCTGGCCGCATCCTGAAACCAGCAAGCTGATGTTCGACGAGCGCCTCAATGCCTGGGCCAAGGACGCGCGGGTGGTGCTGGGGCGCGAGCTGCGCGCGACCATCGAGAAGATCAGCCCGGCCAGCGCGCGCACCACCGGCGAGATTCCGGCGCTGCCGCCGGAGGACGCAGGCACCCCGTCGTCCTGA
- the ttcA gene encoding tRNA 2-thiocytidine(32) synthetase TtcA, which yields MNIPAHPLTDLPAPRRKHEADKLAKRLRHQVGKAIADFGMIEDGDRVMVCLSGGKDSYTMLDVLLQLQKKAPVRFSITAVNLDQKQPGFPEHVLPEYLRSIGVDFHILEQDTYSVVSRVIPEGKTMCSLCSRLRRGALYTYAEQHGFTKIALGHHRDDLVNTFFLNLFFHAKLSGMPPKLLSDDGKHVVIRPLAYVREDDIEAYAEAKGFPIIPCNLCGSQENLQRKQVKKMLAQWEKETPGRIETMARALGDIRPSQLSDPKLFDFLTLGKRGDAALPDAHAWLAGAPAEPEPVAMALHPVRNHDGLDILKS from the coding sequence ATGAATATTCCCGCGCACCCGCTCACCGACCTTCCGGCCCCCAGGCGCAAGCACGAGGCCGACAAGCTGGCCAAGCGCCTGCGCCACCAGGTAGGCAAGGCGATCGCCGACTTCGGCATGATCGAGGACGGCGACCGGGTCATGGTCTGCCTGTCCGGCGGCAAGGACAGCTACACCATGCTGGACGTTCTTCTGCAGCTGCAGAAGAAGGCCCCCGTGCGCTTCAGCATCACCGCGGTCAACCTCGACCAGAAGCAGCCGGGCTTCCCCGAGCACGTGCTGCCGGAATACCTGCGCTCGATCGGGGTGGACTTCCACATCCTCGAGCAGGACACCTACTCGGTGGTCAGCCGGGTGATTCCGGAAGGCAAGACCATGTGCTCGCTGTGTTCGCGGCTGCGCCGCGGCGCGCTCTACACCTACGCCGAGCAGCACGGTTTCACCAAGATCGCGCTGGGCCACCACCGCGATGACCTGGTCAACACCTTCTTCCTCAACCTGTTCTTCCACGCGAAGTTGAGCGGCATGCCACCCAAGCTGCTCAGCGACGACGGCAAGCACGTGGTGATCCGCCCGCTGGCCTACGTGCGCGAGGACGACATCGAAGCCTACGCCGAGGCGAAGGGCTTCCCGATCATCCCCTGCAACCTGTGCGGCTCGCAGGAGAACCTGCAGCGCAAGCAGGTCAAGAAGATGCTGGCGCAGTGGGAGAAGGAGACGCCCGGCCGCATCGAGACGATGGCGCGCGCGCTGGGCGACATCCGTCCGTCGCAGCTCAGCGACCCGAAGCTGTTCGACTTCCTCACCCTCGGCAAGCGCGGCGACGCGGCGCTGCCCGATGCGCATGCCTGGCTGGCCGGCGCCCCCGCCGAACCGGAGCCGGTCGCGATGGCGCTGCATCCCGTGCGCAACCACGACGGCCTGGACATCCTCAAGTCCTGA